The DNA segment TCTGCCATCTGTTCATTATAGATAATACGTTTGCTGAACAGCCACTCACCATTTACCTTTTCCATATCGTCCTCATAATACCCGTATGAATCAAGGGTAGCCTTGCGTTCAGGGTTATCATTTCCCATGTGAAACCAATAGGCCCTTCCTACTGCCTTGTTCCCATTGATTTTAATCACTATGTTTGTGATGTTGTGACGGCCTGTTGAAGGGTATAATTTCTTTTCGTCTCCAGTGGCAGGTTTTTCCTTTGCCATGTTTGCAGACATTGCCCCGAGTTCTCTCTTGATATTTTCCC comes from the Desulfatiglans sp. genome and includes:
- a CDS encoding nuclear transport factor 2 family protein; translated protein: MRKLSITVFIFIAIISVTFIMTYSSADTGSTSYAEDRALIEDLQARYMFALDFGDLDTYVKTFTEDGILDIIGFKWQGRENIKRELGAMSANMAKEKPATGDEKKLYPSTGRHNITNIVIKINGNKAVGRAYWFHMGNDNPERKATLDSYGYYEDDMEKVNGEWLFSKRIIYNEQMAEWIGSKKNPSW